A genomic segment from Cyprinus carpio isolate SPL01 chromosome A22, ASM1834038v1, whole genome shotgun sequence encodes:
- the LOC109077281 gene encoding nuclear cap-binding protein subunit 2 isoform X1, which yields MSIKLNALFSDSYVDISQYRDQHFKGNRYEQEKLLKQSCTLYVGNLSFYTTEEQVHELFSKSGDVKRIIIGLDKVKKTACGFCFVEYYTRADAENAMRFINGTRLDDRIIRTDWDAGFKEGRQFGRGKSGGQVSDKAQKKTAMITIIIALIFHELFSLLATQHKCKNLQKPKSVFMLPFLKIFQRKDFLSSLSISVFFFFFAI from the exons ATGTCTATTAAATTAAATGCTCTTTTCAGCGACTCATATGTGGATATAAGCCAGTATAGAGACCAACATTTTAAG GGCAACCGTTACGAGCAGGAGAAGCTGCTGAAGCAGAGCTGCACGCTGTATGTGGGAAACCTGTCCTTCTACACCACTGAGGAGCAGGTGCACGAGCTCTTCTCCAAGAGCGGAGACGTCAAGAGGATCATCATCGGCCTCGACAAAGTCAAGAAGACCGCCTGCGGATTCTGTTTCGTCGA ATATTACACTCGTGCTGATGCTGAGAATGCCATGAGGTTTATTAATGGCACGAGGCTGGATGACCGCATCATCCGAACGGACTGGGACGCAGGCTTTAAAGAGGGCAGACAGTTCGGCCGGGGCAAGTCAGGTGGTCAGGTAAGtgataaagcacaaaaaaagacaGCTATGATCACAATAATTATTGCACTTATATTTCATGAACTGTTTTCTTTGCTAGCAACACAACACAAGTGTAAAAACCTCCAGAAGCCCAAGAGCGTTTTCATGCTTCCCTTCTTaaagatttttcaaagaaaaGATTTTCTTTCCAGCCTTTcaatctcagtgttttttttcttcttcgcaATTTAA
- the LOC109077281 gene encoding nuclear cap-binding protein subunit 2 isoform X3: protein MSIKLNALFSDSYVDISQYRDQHFKGNRYEQEKLLKQSCTLYVGNLSFYTTEEQVHELFSKSGDVKRIIIGLDKVKKTACGFCFVEYYTRADAENAMRFINGTRLDDRIIRTDWDAGFKEGRQFGRGKSGGQQHNTSVKTSRSPRAFSCFPS from the exons ATGTCTATTAAATTAAATGCTCTTTTCAGCGACTCATATGTGGATATAAGCCAGTATAGAGACCAACATTTTAAG GGCAACCGTTACGAGCAGGAGAAGCTGCTGAAGCAGAGCTGCACGCTGTATGTGGGAAACCTGTCCTTCTACACCACTGAGGAGCAGGTGCACGAGCTCTTCTCCAAGAGCGGAGACGTCAAGAGGATCATCATCGGCCTCGACAAAGTCAAGAAGACCGCCTGCGGATTCTGTTTCGTCGA ATATTACACTCGTGCTGATGCTGAGAATGCCATGAGGTTTATTAATGGCACGAGGCTGGATGACCGCATCATCCGAACGGACTGGGACGCAGGCTTTAAAGAGGGCAGACAGTTCGGCCGGGGCAAGTCAGGTGGTCAG CAACACAACACAAGTGTAAAAACCTCCAGAAGCCCAAGAGCGTTTTCATGCTTCCCTTCTTaa
- the LOC109077281 gene encoding nuclear cap-binding protein subunit 2 isoform X2 produces MSIKLNALFSDSYVDISQYRDQHFKGNRYEQEKLLKQSCTLYVGNLSFYTTEEQVHELFSKSGDVKRIIIGLDKVKKTACGFCFVEYYTRADAENAMRFINGTRLDDRIIRTDWDAGFKEGRQFGRGKSGGQVRDEYRQDYDPARGGYGKLVQKS; encoded by the exons ATGTCTATTAAATTAAATGCTCTTTTCAGCGACTCATATGTGGATATAAGCCAGTATAGAGACCAACATTTTAAG GGCAACCGTTACGAGCAGGAGAAGCTGCTGAAGCAGAGCTGCACGCTGTATGTGGGAAACCTGTCCTTCTACACCACTGAGGAGCAGGTGCACGAGCTCTTCTCCAAGAGCGGAGACGTCAAGAGGATCATCATCGGCCTCGACAAAGTCAAGAAGACCGCCTGCGGATTCTGTTTCGTCGA ATATTACACTCGTGCTGATGCTGAGAATGCCATGAGGTTTATTAATGGCACGAGGCTGGATGACCGCATCATCCGAACGGACTGGGACGCAGGCTTTAAAGAGGGCAGACAGTTCGGCCGGGGCAAGTCAGGTGGTCAG GTCAGAGATGAGTACAGGCAGGACTATGACCCCGCCAGAGGAGGTTATGGGAAGCTGGTGCAGAAGTCTTGA